Proteins encoded within one genomic window of Natronobeatus ordinarius:
- a CDS encoding DNA cytosine methyltransferase, producing the protein MDSGPSAIDLFCGAGGLTEGLRRAGYDVRWAIDYDESAVETYRENHGDHAIRADIRETHPAEDGPDIEPGDLDLVAGGPPCPSFSTIGRSKLGSLEDRSVDEDDRNVLYLDFLRYVKHFQPRAFVMENVPGMLTDTVTVESDTVQESLPIGPGQEVEQSPVGEEVPVTEIILEEMKGLGYTVDWFLVDAADFGVPQHRERLFFIGRRTGKALPELTRWSTHREPTDREKEQQMQIRPELRDSTDEAQETFNTGLSSVLPPFEADREYRHPYLTVADAIMDLPPISPGGGMPPRQATEYTLPPVSPYQEWARNITDGEDWEDQPLRNHDARWHNHLDLSIYKLLGHGVGWNIGQVSTGLQPYRDDVFPDKYKKQNPAKPASTILAHIQKDGHMFIHPSEARSLSPREAARLQSFKDTYWFPESRTNAYRLIGNAVPPRLGEAVGVAIRQTILSDRHSSTASTS; encoded by the coding sequence ATGGATTCGGGACCATCTGCTATCGATCTCTTTTGTGGCGCTGGGGGGCTCACCGAAGGACTCAGACGGGCTGGATACGACGTACGCTGGGCGATCGATTATGACGAATCTGCCGTCGAAACATACCGTGAGAACCACGGCGATCACGCTATTCGGGCAGATATCCGTGAAACGCACCCTGCGGAAGATGGTCCCGATATCGAGCCGGGCGATCTTGACCTCGTTGCGGGAGGGCCACCCTGCCCATCGTTCTCTACGATCGGTCGTTCAAAGCTCGGCTCTCTCGAGGATCGCTCCGTCGATGAGGACGATCGGAACGTTCTGTATCTTGATTTCCTCCGGTACGTCAAGCATTTCCAACCACGGGCGTTCGTCATGGAGAACGTTCCCGGAATGTTGACCGACACAGTCACTGTCGAGTCAGACACAGTCCAAGAGTCTCTCCCGATCGGGCCAGGACAGGAGGTTGAGCAGTCCCCGGTTGGTGAAGAGGTTCCTGTTACAGAGATTATCCTTGAGGAAATGAAGGGGCTTGGCTATACTGTAGACTGGTTCCTCGTCGACGCAGCGGATTTCGGTGTTCCCCAGCATCGAGAACGGCTCTTCTTCATCGGCCGGCGAACAGGAAAGGCTCTACCGGAACTCACCCGGTGGTCCACCCACCGAGAGCCGACCGACCGAGAGAAAGAGCAGCAGATGCAGATTCGTCCCGAACTGAGGGACAGCACTGATGAAGCCCAAGAGACGTTCAATACTGGTTTATCCTCTGTCCTCCCCCCTTTTGAGGCCGATCGGGAATACAGACATCCCTACCTCACCGTCGCAGACGCAATTATGGACTTGCCGCCGATTTCCCCTGGTGGGGGGATGCCACCGAGGCAAGCAACTGAGTATACGCTTCCTCCCGTCTCCCCGTATCAGGAATGGGCACGAAATATCACAGATGGCGAGGACTGGGAGGATCAGCCCCTTCGTAACCACGACGCACGCTGGCACAATCATCTCGACCTCTCGATATACAAGCTGCTTGGGCACGGCGTCGGCTGGAACATCGGTCAGGTAAGTACTGGGCTCCAACCATACCGCGACGACGTGTTTCCCGATAAGTACAAGAAGCAGAATCCCGCGAAGCCAGCGTCGACAATTCTCGCACATATCCAAAAGGATGGGCACATGTTCATCCACCCGTCGGAGGCTCGATCGCTCTCTCCTCGAGAAGCGGCTCGTCTACAGTCGTTCAAGGACACATACTGGTTCCCGGAAAGCCGGACAAACGCGTACCGCCTGATCGGCAATGCGGTACCACCTCGACTCGGGGAGGCAGTCGGTGTTGCGATTCGCCAGACAATTCTTTCAGATAGGCACTCAAGCACAGCCAGTACATCGTGA
- a CDS encoding helicase-related protein → MSDCACNFDVGDRVSFAGGEGELVKINHRPSGQCLLHILTDGDDSKKLPAAVVDLIDSSDALLEKGEFDDPERFNLRAKAAELDLAHRQDRFVALENNRIDIAPHQVKAAHEILTSYDHRYLIGDEVGLGKTIEAAIVIEELAARGQADRVLIVAPAPLTTQWQEELREKFDTNYVIYDRDYVEAKKDAYPAENVWSHEDRIITSIDFAKQDDMRSALKNVQEDWDIALFDESHHLTARREGKRGVDKTDRYRVGEVVSETSDGLLFLTGTPHNGKRDQFYFMISLLDPYRFRDEHGVDKEGLQDLMIRRLKDEMYEADGSPMFPEKNIQTLPVGFTEEERQLYDDITEYITEHYNLASREENDAAGFAMVLYQKRLVSSIYAIQQSLRNRMESIKAGGADPSDLSPVTKSLLDEYREDPEMLTEAQREHVEEELGGAVASGDPEKIEEELSIVRDLYNQAKSIQVDSKAEKLREYVDGILEEDPDEKILIFTEYTDTLEYLKGRVFGDRDIAEIYGDLTQSQRQQQFKKFEGSANVMLATDAAREGLNLQFAHLMVNYDLPWNPTRIDQRIGRLHRYGQKETVEIRNLFFKDTRESIILESLLERIDEIEDTLGMSSDVLGLVLEDVDLEEQIMSALATGQSPDTVVDELEAIVEDQEEAVQRVDKELLIRDKFDLSKEDRDILDIVEESATDTVSDEDIEYLVRTVCQEFGGSLENVRPGPAEDGGDVFDLIVPDRVTSDDVASRYDGATFDRENALADEDLEFITLDHPVVRAMMAYCLDTDVVGGQTAILTGGEELNTPGLLCHYRIGYLSGTGDTVTEKLAQVYVTPDGTIQTENIHITGGLPPSAIDGHPAIGTVAAQAERLVSKADDVAWELIDDLAQEARADREREVRIRREHAKNYFEYRMEDLEERIEQFEKRDRAGEDMSAVLAKHRSELAELREEKNAEMTRLDGEEQVVPDEPDLVNMAVVVDAFNN, encoded by the coding sequence GTGTCTGATTGCGCGTGTAATTTCGATGTCGGGGACCGCGTCAGCTTCGCGGGCGGTGAAGGCGAGCTCGTCAAGATCAATCATCGACCATCGGGCCAGTGTCTGCTCCACATCCTGACCGACGGCGATGACTCGAAGAAGCTCCCTGCTGCAGTTGTTGACCTGATAGACAGCAGCGACGCGCTGCTCGAGAAGGGCGAGTTCGATGATCCGGAACGGTTCAACCTCCGTGCCAAGGCAGCCGAACTAGATCTCGCCCATCGCCAGGACCGATTCGTCGCGCTAGAAAACAACCGCATCGATATCGCTCCCCACCAGGTGAAGGCTGCACATGAGATCCTCACCTCTTACGACCATCGCTACCTCATCGGCGACGAGGTGGGCCTCGGGAAGACGATCGAGGCAGCGATCGTCATCGAGGAACTCGCTGCCCGCGGACAGGCAGATCGCGTGCTCATCGTCGCCCCTGCGCCGCTTACCACGCAGTGGCAGGAAGAACTCCGCGAGAAATTCGACACGAACTACGTCATCTACGACCGCGATTACGTCGAGGCCAAGAAGGACGCCTACCCTGCCGAGAACGTCTGGTCGCACGAAGACCGTATCATCACCTCCATCGACTTCGCCAAACAGGACGACATGCGTTCGGCGCTGAAGAACGTCCAGGAGGACTGGGACATCGCCCTCTTCGACGAGTCCCATCACCTCACCGCTCGCCGTGAGGGGAAGCGCGGCGTCGACAAAACGGACCGATACAGGGTTGGGGAGGTGGTTTCTGAAACCTCCGACGGGTTGCTGTTCCTGACCGGAACACCCCATAACGGGAAGCGTGATCAGTTCTACTTCATGATCTCGCTACTCGATCCCTATCGCTTCCGCGACGAACACGGTGTCGACAAAGAGGGACTGCAAGACCTGATGATCCGTCGATTGAAGGACGAGATGTACGAGGCGGACGGGTCGCCAATGTTCCCCGAGAAGAACATTCAGACGCTCCCGGTTGGGTTCACAGAGGAGGAACGGCAACTCTACGACGACATCACGGAGTACATCACCGAGCACTATAACCTCGCCAGCCGGGAAGAGAACGACGCTGCGGGGTTTGCAATGGTCCTCTACCAGAAACGCCTCGTCTCCTCGATCTACGCGATTCAGCAATCCCTCCGGAACCGAATGGAGTCCATCAAGGCGGGCGGTGCCGACCCGAGCGACCTCTCTCCAGTTACGAAGAGTCTGCTCGATGAGTATCGGGAGGACCCCGAGATGCTCACGGAGGCACAGCGTGAACACGTCGAAGAAGAGCTTGGAGGTGCCGTTGCCTCTGGTGATCCGGAGAAGATCGAAGAAGAACTCTCGATTGTCCGTGACCTCTACAACCAGGCAAAGTCCATTCAGGTGGACTCAAAGGCAGAAAAACTGCGGGAGTATGTCGATGGGATTCTGGAAGAGGACCCTGACGAGAAAATACTCATTTTTACTGAATACACAGACACGCTCGAGTACCTCAAGGGCCGGGTGTTCGGAGACAGGGATATCGCGGAAATATACGGCGATCTCACCCAGTCTCAGCGCCAGCAGCAGTTCAAGAAGTTCGAAGGCTCGGCGAACGTGATGCTGGCAACGGATGCCGCTCGGGAAGGACTGAACCTGCAGTTCGCGCACCTCATGGTGAACTACGACCTGCCCTGGAACCCGACCCGGATCGACCAGCGTATTGGACGGCTACACCGCTACGGGCAAAAGGAGACTGTCGAAATTCGGAACCTGTTCTTCAAGGACACACGTGAAAGCATAATTCTCGAGAGCCTTCTTGAGAGAATCGACGAAATCGAGGACACACTCGGAATGAGTTCGGACGTCCTCGGGCTCGTACTCGAAGACGTCGATCTAGAGGAACAGATCATGTCCGCACTCGCGACCGGACAGAGTCCCGATACCGTTGTCGACGAGCTCGAGGCCATCGTCGAAGACCAAGAAGAGGCCGTCCAGCGCGTCGACAAGGAACTCCTCATCCGAGATAAGTTCGACCTGAGCAAGGAAGACCGCGATATCCTCGATATCGTCGAGGAGAGCGCTACTGATACGGTCAGTGACGAGGACATCGAATATCTTGTCAGAACCGTCTGTCAAGAGTTCGGTGGTAGCCTCGAAAACGTTCGTCCCGGTCCTGCCGAAGACGGTGGTGATGTGTTTGATCTGATCGTTCCTGATCGAGTTACCAGTGACGATGTCGCGAGCCGATATGACGGTGCAACCTTCGACCGTGAGAACGCGCTTGCAGACGAAGATCTCGAATTTATTACACTCGACCACCCCGTGGTCCGGGCAATGATGGCGTACTGTCTTGATACAGATGTTGTTGGTGGACAGACGGCTATCCTCACTGGGGGAGAAGAACTGAACACACCAGGACTCCTTTGTCATTACCGGATTGGCTATCTCTCAGGAACAGGTGATACGGTGACTGAGAAACTCGCACAGGTCTACGTCACCCCCGATGGCACGATTCAGACCGAGAACATCCACATTACGGGTGGACTGCCCCCATCAGCTATCGACGGACATCCCGCAATTGGTACTGTGGCCGCGCAGGCCGAACGGCTCGTCTCGAAAGCAGACGATGTGGCCTGGGAACTCATCGACGACCTCGCACAAGAAGCACGCGCAGACCGAGAGCGAGAAGTCCGCATTCGTCGGGAGCACGCCAAGAACTATTTCGAGTATCGGATGGAAGATCTCGAAGAACGAATCGAGCAATTCGAAAAACGTGACCGTGCAGGTGAAGATATGAGCGCAGTACTCGCAAAGCACCGCAGCGAGCTTGCTGAATTACGAGAGGAGAAAAATGCAGAGATGACCCGGCTTGATGGGGAAGAACAGGTCGTTCCCGATGAACCCGATCTCGTGAATATGGCCGTCGTCGTCGACGCCTTCAATAACTGA
- a CDS encoding Eco57I restriction-modification methylase domain-containing protein gives MTDSSTYRTNRDLFSNHYLDDHLRDTEPWNEVPDADVEAAYEEITDLWTEKQERVDDYNEAQLERNFIRPIFDILGIPFEIEETVMRNARRPDYGFFPSEEAADAAFDRENFYEEATAVADAKRWGRKLDTRGEEKRDFENPSYQIHRYLQETPAQWAVLTNGEKWRIYYGPTSHRLDSYYEIDLPELLDIVDSESDFEAFKEFYLFFRQEAFLPDHTGDCFLDDVYDESSIFAEELGEDLQENIYEAIRVLAEGFLDTNDDLDEGDLELIHDSSLIYLYRLIFVLYAESEGRNLLPTDNEIYSGSYSLNELKQTVVENRDATQQHYQTWQTDLWDQLEELFILIDEGSQGQGIPKEDLYIPAYNGGLFRSDPDDSDSVEAQFLSNHEVGDAYLAEVIELLTRHEADEGKGKVFVDYSSLDERNLGSIYEGLLEYKLDVADEPLTVDDGEYTPAGEGDDITIEAGEVYLRTDDGERKATGSYYTPEYVVEYIVDETLGPLVDEIRADLMSQSADTTHSREGGFADEFAERIFDLTVLDPAMGSGHFPVNAVDYLARKIIDAQEKQDRQAIDSEDAEVRAPTTKEGELRDINWARRKVAQRCIYGVDVNPLATELAKVSLWLRTLAAEQPLAFLDHHLKTGNSLVGSDIEDVLSNGDGAKTEDGQLTLQQSLDHTRKRAMEHVTDRFQDLLNIDNETLEDAKEMEAVYDDVRDDPLYQKLLAMANVHTADAFGLDIPSDADERMARALHSDTWENIEEQDWFKSAQAMAEEERFFHWELEFPMAFYDQDGERKADAGFDAVIGNPPYVNSKYLASSEKSYLENRYTSTTGRWDIYLPFTELAVEISTGVVSFIEPSMFFRREYGEGLRQFITENATVTEIVDFSDLTIFSGVTNYVSILTLDKSDMDEFEVLVPSTPHDFANSEKDDIHGYSLRNSDLGSDAWQVIPAEVVQVMESLPTDFSRLDEVTTSITEGIHSGRDSVFYVTQEVIDSWGLETELLHPLLKGKHVHRYEPLETELFVIYPYDGEKVISPQEMRGEYPNTWEYLNHHEDDIKGREYLMNTSGYVWYELWRKREREIFSNPKILLPMISDGSNFTVDRGEKEFYFNTKVKSIRMTDDASLPIDDLLGLLNSKLLEFIYKGIAPPKDGGFRAYTTGFLSELQVPDSKVPEVGESARELIEYRSEKDKLNLSLVDYLGNYEEGPNLPDIGIFQPTNPEYLDATTEDYDKLQIERARTKRDRSTVTIEATARYKPEDEEEFETDTYGYTETEFFKAFTLTNLSEEEATLVEAFVPVAVDEEIANFSDNATKTISLLDRLKAMTLPDPDDVKDDLRRYIENRERADELDQKIEKTDQLIDEIVYDLYDLTDEEIKIVEEAVADD, from the coding sequence ATGACGGACTCCAGCACATACCGGACGAACCGCGACCTGTTCTCAAACCATTACCTGGACGACCATCTCCGAGACACGGAGCCCTGGAACGAGGTTCCAGACGCCGATGTTGAGGCGGCCTACGAGGAGATCACCGATCTCTGGACAGAAAAACAGGAACGTGTCGACGACTACAACGAGGCACAGTTAGAGAGGAACTTCATCCGGCCAATCTTCGACATCCTCGGTATCCCGTTCGAAATCGAGGAGACGGTCATGCGAAACGCTCGGCGACCCGACTACGGATTCTTCCCAAGCGAGGAAGCAGCCGACGCTGCATTCGATCGCGAGAATTTCTACGAGGAAGCGACCGCCGTCGCCGACGCAAAGCGATGGGGACGAAAGCTCGACACACGTGGGGAGGAAAAACGTGACTTCGAGAACCCGAGCTATCAGATCCACCGCTATCTCCAAGAGACGCCAGCCCAGTGGGCGGTCCTCACGAACGGCGAAAAGTGGCGGATCTACTACGGGCCAACGAGTCACCGACTGGACTCCTACTACGAGATCGACCTTCCTGAACTCCTCGACATCGTCGATAGTGAGAGTGATTTTGAAGCGTTCAAAGAGTTCTACCTGTTCTTCCGCCAAGAAGCGTTCCTCCCCGATCACACCGGCGACTGCTTCCTTGACGACGTATACGACGAGTCGAGCATCTTCGCCGAGGAACTGGGTGAGGACCTCCAGGAAAACATCTATGAGGCGATTCGCGTGCTCGCAGAGGGGTTCCTCGACACGAACGACGACCTCGATGAGGGCGATCTCGAGCTGATCCACGACAGTTCACTCATCTACCTTTACCGGCTCATCTTCGTCCTTTACGCCGAAAGCGAGGGACGGAACCTGCTCCCCACGGACAACGAGATCTACAGCGGGAGTTACAGTCTGAACGAACTGAAACAGACGGTCGTCGAGAACCGTGACGCGACCCAGCAGCACTACCAGACCTGGCAGACGGACCTCTGGGACCAGCTTGAGGAGCTCTTCATCCTGATCGACGAGGGTAGCCAGGGGCAGGGTATTCCAAAGGAGGACCTCTACATTCCCGCGTACAACGGTGGGCTATTCAGGTCGGACCCAGACGACAGTGACAGCGTCGAGGCGCAATTCCTCTCAAATCATGAAGTCGGCGACGCGTATCTCGCGGAAGTCATCGAACTTCTCACCCGTCACGAAGCCGACGAAGGGAAGGGGAAGGTGTTCGTCGATTACTCCTCGCTGGACGAGCGAAACCTTGGTTCCATTTACGAGGGACTGCTAGAGTACAAACTCGACGTGGCCGACGAGCCGTTGACCGTCGACGACGGTGAGTACACCCCCGCCGGGGAGGGCGATGACATCACCATCGAGGCGGGAGAAGTGTATCTTCGAACCGACGACGGGGAGCGCAAGGCCACAGGATCGTACTATACACCCGAGTACGTCGTCGAGTACATCGTCGACGAGACGCTCGGGCCGCTGGTCGACGAGATACGCGCGGACCTCATGTCCCAGAGTGCGGACACGACTCATAGCCGAGAAGGTGGATTTGCCGACGAGTTCGCCGAACGGATTTTCGACCTCACTGTGTTGGACCCCGCGATGGGAAGTGGGCATTTCCCGGTCAACGCGGTGGACTACCTCGCCCGAAAGATCATCGACGCCCAGGAGAAGCAGGACCGGCAGGCGATTGACTCCGAGGACGCCGAGGTGCGAGCACCGACGACGAAGGAGGGCGAACTACGGGACATCAACTGGGCCCGACGCAAAGTTGCTCAGCGCTGTATCTACGGCGTCGACGTCAATCCGCTCGCAACCGAGCTAGCAAAGGTCTCTCTCTGGCTGCGGACGCTCGCGGCCGAGCAACCGCTTGCGTTCCTGGACCACCACCTCAAGACCGGAAACTCGCTCGTCGGGAGTGACATCGAGGATGTGCTGTCCAACGGCGACGGTGCCAAGACTGAAGACGGCCAGCTAACACTCCAGCAGTCGCTCGACCACACGCGCAAGCGTGCGATGGAGCACGTCACCGACCGCTTCCAGGACTTGCTCAACATTGACAACGAGACGCTGGAGGATGCAAAGGAGATGGAAGCGGTCTACGACGACGTGCGTGACGACCCCCTGTACCAGAAGCTCCTTGCGATGGCTAACGTCCACACCGCTGACGCGTTCGGGCTTGATATACCCAGTGACGCCGACGAGCGAATGGCCCGCGCGCTCCACAGTGACACGTGGGAGAACATCGAAGAACAGGACTGGTTCAAGAGCGCGCAGGCGATGGCCGAGGAGGAACGCTTCTTCCACTGGGAACTGGAGTTCCCGATGGCGTTCTACGATCAGGATGGAGAGCGGAAAGCGGATGCCGGGTTTGATGCGGTTATTGGGAATCCACCATATGTGAACTCGAAATATCTTGCCAGCTCAGAGAAGAGCTACTTGGAGAACCGATATACCTCTACTACTGGTCGATGGGATATTTACTTGCCATTTACAGAATTGGCGGTGGAAATCTCGACAGGGGTTGTCTCTTTCATCGAGCCTTCTATGTTCTTCAGAAGGGAATATGGTGAGGGTTTGCGTCAATTTATCACCGAGAATGCGACGGTAACTGAGATAGTTGATTTCTCTGATTTGACAATATTTTCAGGTGTCACTAACTATGTGTCAATCTTAACACTCGACAAATCAGATATGGACGAGTTTGAGGTATTAGTTCCCAGTACGCCTCACGATTTCGCCAATTCTGAAAAAGATGATATTCATGGGTATTCCCTTCGAAATTCTGATCTTGGATCGGACGCTTGGCAGGTAATCCCCGCAGAGGTAGTACAAGTGATGGAGTCTTTGCCAACTGATTTCTCGAGATTAGATGAAGTCACAACGTCAATTACAGAAGGAATTCACTCTGGTCGGGATAGCGTGTTCTACGTAACTCAGGAAGTCATAGACTCGTGGGGGCTTGAGACTGAACTCCTCCACCCTTTGCTTAAAGGAAAGCATGTACACCGATATGAACCCTTAGAAACAGAGCTTTTCGTCATTTATCCATATGATGGCGAGAAGGTGATTTCTCCACAGGAGATGAGGGGAGAGTATCCTAACACTTGGGAATACCTCAACCACCATGAAGATGACATCAAGGGGCGGGAATATCTAATGAACACATCCGGTTACGTTTGGTACGAACTATGGCGAAAGCGAGAGCGAGAGATTTTCTCGAATCCTAAGATTCTGCTCCCAATGATATCAGACGGGAGTAACTTCACTGTTGATCGAGGTGAGAAGGAATTTTACTTTAATACCAAGGTGAAGAGTATCCGAATGACGGATGATGCTAGTCTTCCAATCGACGATTTATTAGGATTGCTTAACTCCAAGCTACTGGAATTTATTTATAAAGGAATTGCACCGCCTAAGGATGGAGGCTTTCGGGCATACACCACAGGTTTTCTCTCCGAACTCCAAGTCCCCGACTCAAAGGTTCCTGAAGTTGGTGAAAGTGCCAGAGAGCTGATTGAATATAGATCTGAAAAAGATAAACTTAATCTCTCATTGGTTGACTACCTCGGTAACTACGAAGAGGGCCCGAACCTCCCCGATATCGGCATCTTCCAGCCCACTAACCCCGAGTATCTCGACGCCACCACCGAGGACTACGACAAACTCCAGATCGAACGAGCTCGCACGAAGCGCGACAGATCGACAGTCACCATCGAGGCGACAGCGCGCTACAAGCCAGAGGACGAAGAAGAGTTCGAGACCGACACCTATGGTTACACGGAGACAGAGTTCTTCAAGGCGTTCACGCTCACGAACCTGAGCGAGGAGGAGGCCACGCTGGTTGAGGCATTCGTCCCTGTCGCCGTCGATGAAGAGATTGCGAACTTCTCTGATAACGCCACAAAGACAATATCTCTGCTGGACCGGCTGAAGGCGATGACGCTGCCCGACCCCGACGATGTCAAGGACGATCTCCGGCGGTACATAGAGAACCGTGAACGCGCCGACGAACTCGACCAGAAGATTGAGAAGACAGACCAGCTCATCGACGAGATCGTCTACGACCTCTACGATCTGACCGACGAAGAAATCAAGATTGTAGAAGAAGCCGTCGCCGACGACTGA
- a CDS encoding HNH endonuclease, whose translation MQRAFRVGEAYRDTGSFRNAEDQFLRWIRGPLGSGIKNTGGIRDLSADRSEMPAALILVSNDAGVSQHDDPWEDTLAVNAGYVSYWGDAKRGLRYDDSAQNTKIKEAFDRAASGRREEVPPVLVFRKPESGVVEFCGLCVPDHFEVHTYQDDSGEQIPNYRFHFSILNTQAVPVSWLHERAQTNNDDQAPEVWKQWVRQGEVSQWPTGEPLDTEGEVRRYETTETMVSKAFRTETFERYGHACPMTGIREESLLDLAHILPRSQHPDLAEHSGNVLVLNSLHHRAFDAALFTVDSEYRIRTSPSFEPAHPFLRETITEKEGESIAFPPGVQVRPGFLEELNAGLSWL comes from the coding sequence ATGCAGCGAGCGTTCCGCGTCGGCGAAGCCTATCGGGACACAGGGAGTTTCAGGAACGCGGAAGACCAGTTCCTGCGGTGGATCCGCGGCCCACTGGGTAGTGGAATCAAAAACACAGGTGGAATCCGCGACCTCAGCGCAGATCGCTCAGAGATGCCCGCCGCGTTAATTCTCGTCTCCAACGATGCAGGCGTCTCACAGCACGATGATCCGTGGGAAGATACACTGGCGGTCAACGCAGGGTACGTGAGTTACTGGGGCGACGCGAAGAGGGGTCTCCGGTACGACGACTCGGCGCAGAACACGAAGATCAAGGAAGCGTTCGACAGGGCTGCCTCGGGACGGCGTGAGGAGGTACCCCCCGTGCTGGTGTTCCGGAAGCCAGAGAGCGGCGTCGTCGAGTTCTGTGGGCTTTGTGTCCCGGATCACTTTGAGGTACACACCTATCAGGACGATTCGGGAGAACAGATACCGAACTATCGCTTTCACTTCTCAATTCTCAACACACAAGCGGTTCCTGTCTCGTGGCTCCACGAGCGTGCGCAGACGAACAACGACGACCAGGCGCCCGAGGTCTGGAAGCAGTGGGTCAGGCAAGGAGAGGTCTCTCAGTGGCCGACTGGCGAGCCGCTCGATACGGAAGGAGAGGTTCGGCGCTACGAAACGACCGAGACAATGGTGAGTAAAGCGTTCCGGACAGAGACGTTCGAACGGTACGGGCATGCCTGCCCGATGACTGGTATCCGTGAGGAGTCGCTACTCGACCTGGCGCACATACTGCCGCGGAGCCAGCACCCCGACCTCGCAGAGCACTCGGGGAACGTGCTCGTGCTGAACTCGCTCCATCACCGGGCGTTCGACGCCGCGCTGTTCACGGTCGACAGTGAGTATCGGATCCGGACGAGCCCGTCTTTCGAGCCTGCACATCCGTTCCTCCGCGAGACGATCACCGAGAAAGAGGGCGAGTCGATCGCGTTCCCGCCGGGCGTTCAGGTGCGACCGGGATTCCTCGAGGAGCTGAACGCCGGGCTGTCGTGGCTGTAA